A genomic segment from Dermacentor silvarum isolate Dsil-2018 chromosome 11, BIME_Dsil_1.4, whole genome shotgun sequence encodes:
- the LOC125941499 gene encoding uncharacterized protein LOC125941499 gives MDAAGKLEELLKGAAAVCLSTDILELWLTNHIVADPSYLRVRITACTNLRSLCCVASSVTVQDIVYSILPVLTQLENLEFTLDERVTSNDARAIRLLLRTKVVPAYSQLRCVYVEVAGNGNIDVLGHLLELWPNVSGLHVHFLRGHFENTVRKCDGLWNGRTKLRRFGFTSEAPSTVHCYPRTNLFFDDCAGVCGNVLFGQGPQIWSCCLIGEPGETRGQKLLRGKHAIAVIRFTNDSTGDGMREAGFCNDWTGVKNLCLVLRKPFIDTQYTCAGAVYHGALVDFLRRFRGISGSGEYEHLTELNVNSFHCAADLDMTEVLCDSELTSLKALSVSPCGIRRVGALRRLALACPSLNDLDVRVYSSIPWCWGCEEDLDLSADDAADLSVGHNGGRLTFGGVPRFASLDFLSRCNVRELRVCTKHCLLPSELGDLLQTNEKLRCLTLGYDTLQFDVETFKNLKRLRCLRLLCLLTAASHGQPYVKGYMKALGSSLDQLEALHAHYTDTQGATDRMTWVRYLEEVEEAGQILDSLPVEPHLLCGSVVNDAPCGAICTTQTFIGLVKPKHRDLPTTF, from the exons ATGGATGCTGCTGGGAAACTGGAAGAACTGCTGAAAGGCGCGGCTGCTGTCTGCCTTTCCACAGACATTCTCGAGCTGTGGCTTACAAACCACATTGTCGCGGACCCGTCCTACCTTCGTGTACGCATAACTGCGTGCACAAACTTACGGTCCCTTTGCTGCGTCGCCAGTTCGGTAACGGTGCAAGACATCGTATACTCAATACTCCCAGTGCTGACCCAGCTGGAGAACCTCGAGTTCACGCTTGACGAACGTGTCACCAGCAACGACGCCCGCGCGATTCGACTCCTGTTGCGCACAAAGGTAGTCCCCGCATATTCGCAACTTCGCTGCGTGTACGTCGAAGTGGCGGGCAACGGAAATATCGACGTTCTCGGGCACTTGCTGGAGCTGTGGCcgaacgtgagcggcctgcacgTGCACTTTCTTCGCGGCCACTTTGAAAATACAGTACGCAAGTGCGATGGCTTGTGGAACGGTCGCACAAAGCTACGACGCTTCGGGTTCACGTCCGAAGCGCCTTCAACAGTGCACTGCTATCCGCGTACGAATCTGTTCTTCGACGACTGCGCCGGTGTCTGTGGCAACGTGCTCTTCGGTCAAGGTCCTCAAATTTGGAGCTGCTGCCTGATCGGCGAACCCGGCGAAACTCGAGGCCAAAAACTCTTGCGGGGAAAACACGCAATCGCGGTGATCCGCTTCACAAACGATTCCACGGGAGACGGCATGCGCGAAGCCGGCTTCTGCAACGACTGGACTGGCGTGAAAAACCTCTGTCTTGTGCTGCGCAAGCCGTTCATAGATACACAGTACACATGCGCCGGTGCCGTCTACCACGGCGCCTTGGTTGACTTCCTGCGACGCTTCAGGGGCATCAGCGGGTCCGGCGAGTACGAGCACCTGACCGAGCTGAACGTGAACTCGTTCCACTGCGCCGCCGACTTGGACATGACTGAAGTGCTGTGCGACTCCGAGTTGACGTCACTCAAGGCGCTGTCGGTGTCGCCCTGCGGCATTCGAAGGGTCGGTGCCTTGCGACGTCTCGCGCTCGCCTGCCCATCTCTCAACGACTTGGATGTTCGCGTGTACAGCAGCATCCCGTGGTGTTGGGGCTGCGAGGAAGACCTCGACCTGAGCGCCGACGACGCGGCCGACCTGAGCGTCGGCCACAACGGAGGCCGGCTCACGTTCGGCGGAGTGCCGCGTTTTGCCTCGCTCGATTTCTTGAGCCGTTGCAATGTGCGGGAGTTGCGCGTGTGCACCAAACATTGCCTTCTGCCCTCGGAGTTGGGAGACCTGCTTCAGACGAACGAAAAGCTGCGTTGCCTCACTCTCGGCTACGACACACTGCAGTTTGACGTGGAGACATTCAAG AACCTGAAGAGGCTCAGGTGTCTACGCTTGCTGTGCCTGCTGACGGCGGCTTCGCACGGCCAACCGTACGTGAAGGGCTACATGAAAGCGCTGGGATCGTCCCTGGATCAATTGGAGGCCTTGCACGCACATTACACGGACACACAAGGAGCCACTGACCGGATGACCTGGGTTCGCTACCTTGAAGAGGTCGAAGAGGCCGGTCAAATCCTCGACTCACTGCCCGTAGAACCGCACTTATTGTGTGGCAGCGTAGTCAATGATGCGCCGTGCGGTGCCATCTGCACGACACAAACGTTCATCGGGCTCGTTAAACCCAAACATCGGGATCTGCCCACTACATTTTAG